In Bacillus thuringiensis, the DNA window CATGAAGTCGTTGTATATGCGCTTGGTGGTTTATTTATTGCGATGGGTATTTTCACGCCGCTACCATTTCTACCATTCGCACTCGTTGGTGGAACAATTATCTTCTTAGGAATTCGCAATAAAAACCGAATAAAGAAAGAAAAAGAAGACGAGCTTCAAAAAGAATTAGAAATGATTCAAGGCGAAGATGAGCAGCTGCAACAAGTGGAAGATTCATTCGGAGTATTTACAGATAAATATCCAATTATAGTAGAGCTCGGTTTAGATTTAGCAGCCCTTGTAAAGCAGAAGATTAACGGGGAAACAGCTCGTGATAAAGTTGTTCTTATGAGGAAGTCCATTATTACCGACCTTGGTATTAACGTTCCTGGCATTAACTTTAAAGATAATACGAGTTTTAGACCACGCGGACGTTACATTATTCGTATTAAAGGTGCGAAGGCAGCTGAAGGTGTTTTAAAATCAGGTTATTTATTAGCACTGAAAACACCGAATGTAATGGCAGATTTAGATGCAGAACCAGCGAAAGATCCAATTTTCGGTGAAGATGGATATTGGATTTTAGAGCATATGGTACAAGATGCACAAATGAAAGGCTATCAAGTATTAGAGCCGCTTAGCATATTAATTACACATTTAGATGTTGTCGTTAGACGCAATCTTCATGAGTTAATTCAGCGTCAACATGTAAAGGACTTAATTAACTCACTTGAAAATGATAACGGCGTTTTATTAGAAGAGATTAAGAAGAAAGAAATCGACTTATCACTCGTTCAAAATGTTATTAAACAATTGCTAAAAGAAGGTATTTCTATTCGTGATTTACCAACTATTATCGAAGGTATTATTGACGGAAAAGAAATTTATCAAAATCATGTAGACGGTGTAACGTCATTCGTCCGTGAATGTATTTCAAAAGTGATTTGTGAAAATGCGAAGAATCCTGACGGTAAAATATATGCGGCGCTCTTCTCCGATTCAATCGAGTTAGATGCAGACGTTGTGAACAATTCCTATCAAGGTTACTTATTAAACTGGGATTTAGATTTAGAAACACGTGTTGTTGAACAAGTACAACGCGTATTTAAACAAGCTCGTTTAATGGGAAGAGAACCAGTATTATTAACGCGTAGAAAAGATTTCAGGTTTGCGATTGTAAGACTTCTTGAGCGTTATCAAGTAGAAGCGCAAGTACTTTGTATTAGCGAATTAGCACCAGAAATTGTTGTAGATCAAATTGCCTATATTGAATAGTAGGGGGTGAAGTAATGGAAAGTACAGAAAAGAAAGAAGCGTTAATGCGAATAAAAGCAGCTTCGAAAAATGAATTGTATCGAAAGTTATTTGACCAATATGGTACAGATTATTATTACGTTGTCGATGAAAGTGTAAAACGAAATATCCCGTTTTTTTGGAAAAAGAATTATGAAATGTTAGTTGCTTTTCCAGAGGATAAACAGGAAGAAGAACAAGAAGTCACAACTCAATTTCATGAACAATTAATGGATGTTGTAAATGATCCTTCAGAACAAATTGTGAAGGCGAACGGAATTCAATCGGTACTGCACAATTTAGAAAACGTGACGACTCCTATGTCATACGCAGCGATGCAAACAGGAAATAGTGAAGAATGGGCAAGAAAGAAAGAAAAACTATTAAAGCTGTTTGAAAAAGGTATCGTCGTTGTGAAACAGACGGAAGAAACGAAAGTAACGAAAAAGCAAAAAGCTGTGAAAAAAGTTGTTCCGGTCAAGAAAGAAGAAGTGGTTGTAAAAAAAGAAAACCAAGAATCTGTACCGTTTATTATTCAAAAAGTAATTCGCATGCTAGAGCAAAACGATGTAGAACAATACTTCATTCATGCATATGCTGAGAAGTTAAAAGTGAAGTTTGAGAATGCAACGATGATTACAGAAGAAGAAGTGATCGGATACATATTGGAAGATATGAGATCCCATTTCAACACGGAAAACGTTTTTGAAAAAGAAGTGCAAACAATTGCATTAATCGGTCCAACTGGAGTTGGAAAAACGACGACACTTGCGAAAATGGCATGGCAGTTTCACGGTAAGAAAAAAACGGTTGGTTTTATTACGACAGACCATTCACGTATTGGGACAGTGCAGCAACTGCAAGATTACGTAAAAACAATGGGATTTGAAGTAATTGCTGTTCGTGATGAAGCTGCAATGACAAGAGCGCTTACGTATTTTAAAGAAGAAGCGCGCGTCGATTATATTTTAATTGATACAGCTGGGAAAAATTATCGTGCGTCAGAAACAGTAGAAGAAATGATTGAAACGATGGGACAAGTAGAGCCAGATTATATTTGTTTAACGTTATCAGCTTCGATGAAAAGTAAAGATATGATTGAAATCATTACGAACTTTAAAGATATTCATATTGATGGTATCGTATTTACGAAATTTGATGAAACAGCTAGTAGTGGTGAATTGTTGAAAATTCCAGCAGTATCATCAGCTCCAATTGTATTAATGACAGACGGACAAGACGTGAAGCAACATATACATATCGCTACAGCTGAACATTTAGCGAAACAAATGTTGCAAACATCATAGAAAAGAGGTGAAGGATAAGGCAACTGCCTTATTCAAACGAGTATGAACGGTCTTTATATAGGTTCTATGGGTATGATGAATTACATGCAGCGTATTAATGTTCATTCGAATAACGTTGCAAATGCTCAAACGACAGGATTTAAAGCAGAAAATATGACTTCTAAAGTATTTGATGTACAAGACACATATCGCCGCGGAGATGGGGCTGTGACAAATATCGGTTCGGTCGATTACGCTGTAGTTCCAGCCGCAACACATGTGAACTTAGTACAAGGAAATATACAAATGACAAATAGTGCTACAGATTTCTTTTTAGATGACGGTACGTCTGGCGCAGCTTCGTTTTTCGTTACATCTAAAAATAATGAAACGTTTTTAACGAGAGACGGTAGTTTTACATTAAATAGTGATCGTTATCTGCAAACAACTTCAGGTGCTTTCGTAATGGGTGAGAATAATGAACGTATTCGTATTCCAGAAGGAGCAAAGGTAGCTGTACAAGCAGACGGTACGTTATATGATGCGGTGACGCAAAATAATATTGCTCGCCTGCAAACAAAAACAGTAGGTGCAGAAGCGAATAATCGTCTCGTACAAAGAGAGAACAAAAGCTTTACTCTAGCAGAAGGAAACATTGCTGATTTACCGAACGGGGTAGGGACAGTAAAAAATTATATGCTAGAAAATTCAAATGTAGATATGACGAAAGAGATGGCTGATCTTATGACAGATCAAAAAATGATTTCAGCATCACAACGCGTTATGACTTCATTTGATAAAATTTATGAAAAAGAAGCGAATGAAATATTGAGATAGGAGACTCCCGCTAGTGGGAGTCTTTTTTATTATTGCTTTTATTGCAGTTACAGCATAAAATGATATTGATAATCATTATCATTTTATGCACTTCTATAGGAATGGAATTTCATAATGACAGTAACATTTATTTAACTAAGTGAATTAAAAACAAGGGGATGGTGTGTATATGTCTATAAAAAAACAACTTTGCATTGGGTTATGTTTAATTTCTAGAAAGAAAGAGCAAGAAAGTGAGTTTAATTCGGGAATTGAAGAGCAAGTAGAGTTAGCGAAACAGGCAGAAAAGGCTAAGTTAGATTTTGTTTTTAAAGCAGATTATTTAGTGGCGCACCCGGATTTAATTGCTCGTAATAAAGGGAATGTCATTTTAGATCCGACGTTATTGTTTACTGCTATTGCTTATGCAACAGAAAAAATTGGAGTCGTTACGACTGCGTCAACTTCGTTTTACCCACCATATATATTAGCGAGGCAATTACAATCTTTACACTGGATTAGTAATGGCCGAGTTGGTTGGAATATTGTCACATCCATTGATGGGGCTGAAAATTTTGGTGAGGAAGGGATGCCATCATCTGAGGAACGATACGCGAAAGCGGCAGAGTGTACAGCGTTAGTAAGAAATCTTTGGGGAAGTCATCCTAATGAAGTATTGAAAGTAGATAACCCTGATGTGATTAGAAAGATGGTAAAGCCTATCGAGCATAATGGTAAATACTTTAAGGTGAAAGGTCCACTTAATATTCCGCAGCACATTTCAGGAGAAATGCCATTATTTCAAGCAGGTGCTTCAGAGTCAGGCCGGAATTTCGCTGCTTCTGTTGCGGATGCAATTTTTGCTGCAACGCCAGATGTAGAGTCAGGGATGGAACTGCGCCAAGATTTAAGAAGAAGAGCAAAACAGCATGGCCGAAAGCAAGATGATATACGTGTATTGCCTGGATTATATTTCTTTATAGGTGATACATATGAAGAAGCATTAGAAATGCATAGGCTAGCTCATCAACATCTTACAAAAGAGAAGAGATATGCGTTACTTGAAATGGTTCTCGGATTAAATGCTAGAGGGATTCCACTAGAAAGTAAGATTACGGAAGAGATGCTGCCAAGTCAGGATCAAACTGTTCGCAGTAAAACACATGCCGAATTATTACGGAACTTCATCATTAAAAATGAACCAACCCTTGAACAAATACTAGAACGACCAGAAGTTGTTGGCTCCGCTCATTGGGTTGCGGTTGGTATAGCACAAGACGTTGCGAAGCAAATTATGGATAGGTTTGAGGCAGGAGCGTTAGATGGATTTATTGCTATTCCAGGAGGACCTCCAAAGTCATTGGATCTATTCTTAAGTAGGGTCATTCCTTTATTTGTGAAGGCCGGTGTATTTAGGGAAGAGTATACAGGTTCTACTTTACGGGAGCATTTAGAGGGACATACCTCAAAAACATTGCAGTTAAAATAACAGGAGTGTTACGTGCAAAAAGCCTTTCATAAGAAGGCTTTTTATTTTTTGAATAAAATTTCAGAATTATCAATTGACTTTATAGGTCTGTTTTTTTATATTAGTAGGTATACTAATAACTACTAACATACATGCATCGTTTTGAAATGAGAGTTATATAGATTGTGAGGGGTACTGATGGATGAAATTATAAAGGAATTACAAAAGTTAGGTTTTTCCCAGTACGAATGTAAAGCGTATATTGGACTATTAAAACATTCTCCAGTAACAGGGTATGAAGTGAGTAAACAGACAGGAGTACCTCGTTCTATGATTTATGAAGTGCTCGGTAAATTGATGGATAAAGGAGCGGTGCATATCGTTCCGTCAGAACCGGTGAAATATGTACCGGTACCAGCTACCGAATTAATGAATCGAATGCGAAAAGATTTTGAGAAGTCCTTTGAATTTTTAGATGAGAAATTAAATTGTTTAGAACAAGAGCGACAAATAGATGTAATTTCGCATATTCGCTCAAATGATCGTGTTTTAAAAGAAATATGCAATATAATTAGTAGAGCGAAGGAAGAGCTATGGATTTCTGTATGGGAAGATCAAGTGCATGAAATTGAGCCATATATTCATCAAAAGGAAGAGGAAGGCGTACATATATTTTCAATCTTATTCGGTGCTCCGGATACAACAATAGGCGCGACATTTCACCATAATTATATGACGCCCCACGTTGTTGAAAAGAGAATGGGTGGTCATTTAACTGTTATCGCGCGTGATGGAGAGGAAGTATTAATTGCGAACTTCTCAAATGATAGTACTTCATGGGCGGTTACAACGTATGACCCAGCTTTAGTTCTCGTTGCTACAGAGTATGTGCGACACGATATTATGGTTGAAGAAATCACGAAGGAATTTGGTGCGGATAAGTTAGATACGTTATGGCGTGAAAATATAGATTTAGTTCATGTCGTAACAGGAAAACGAACTTTAGAAGGAATGGAGGATGACACGGATGAGTAAAGCTCAGGCACATGTAGCTTTGCAGAGCGAGGATACATTTCAGCAAGGAGTAAAAGATTGCTTACCAACTGTATTTGGATATTTGAGCATCGGTATAGCAGCTGGTGTTATTGCAAAAACAGCAGGTTTTTCCATCATTGAAATTGCGTTTATGTCCACTTTAATTTATGCAGGTTCTGCCCAATTTATATTAGCTGGTATGTATGCAGCTGGTGCACCTGCTTCTGCAATTATTTTCACCGTATTTTTTGTTAATTTACGCCATTTATTAATGAGTGCAGCGCTTGCGCCGTATTTTACGAAAATTCCTCTATTTAAAAACTTAATCATCGGTTCGCAAATTACGGATGAAACTTTCGGCGTTGCAGTTCAGCATGCAGCGCAAAAAGGATATTTAGGTGAAAGATGGATGATCGGGCTTAACGTAACAGCGTATTTAAATTGGATTCTTGCTACCATTATTGGCGGTCTATTTGGTGAATGGATACCAGACCCGCATACGTACGGGATGGATTATGCATTACCAGCGATGTTTATCGGATTATTTGTACTTCAGCTCATAAGTAGTAAACCGAAACTAGCAATTCACCTTACTGTTGCAATTGTAGCGATTATGATTGCATACGTTTCACACTTATTTATGCCTGATAGTATAGCGGTTATTATTGCAACACTATTAGCTGCGACGATTGGAGTGGTGATTGAAAAATGGAAATGAGATTAGACGTATTATTACTTTTATTAGCAGCAGGAGCTGTCACACTTGTGCCACGTATTTTACCTCTACTCGTATTTAGCAAACTACAAATTCCAGACTGGGGTTTAAAATGGTTAAATTACATACCAATTGCAATATTAGCAGCACTTTTAGCACAAGTTTTATTTATGCATGAGACGATGCAGTGGGATTACCTTATTGCAGCAATTCCAACATTTCTTGTTGCCATATATACTCGTAGTTTATTAGGTACAGTATTAACGGGAGTGATTGTGATTATTTTGTTACGTTTCTTTTTCTAAAAAGGATTACGCTCATATAATAGCGAAAGGTGTAATAACATGAAAAATATAGGGGTGGTGTTATGATACTTTTAACGATAGGAGCAATTTTGTTAACGTTGTTTATTTTCTTTATTATCGGTTTTATTGTATTTATGATGTTTGTTGATAAGGCGACGCCTCAAATATATTACACACCTTGTGAATCAGTGACAGTGAAATCTAAAGGTAAACATAGAAGGAAGAAAAGTTGAAAGTTGGCTTTTCTTCCTTTTTTTACTATTTAGATGGTTATTGCTTATGCTTTATATTTAATAATTCTATGTATGATACAATATAAAAAGATTGAGAGATGTTCCAAAGATAGCTGAGTAACTATTTTTAGAATATCCATTTTTGTCCGCGCTTCATATATACTTGTGTTTGTATTAATTTTAAAGAACAAATTATATAGACCGGTCGTTTGTTTCATAAATATATCTTAAAAAGGAATTCAATTTAATATCAAATTTGTGTATAAATGCTCTATACACAAGGGTAAAACCTTTTGATATACCGTACCCTAAAATGACACCCATACAATTAAATATTACATCGTTTATATCGACATATCGAAAAGTGAATCCGGCATAAAGTGCTGATAAAAGTTGTAAAGTTTCTAATAAGAATCCTAATACAATTCCTAATAAAACAACCTGTTTGAAATTCGTCTTTTTTATATAAGGAAAACCAAAGCCAAAAGGAATTGTTAGTAGTATATTAAGTATTGATGTTGTTATAGCAAAATGTTCCGTGTTAAATGGTATAAAATTAGCATCTCTCCATACATTTTGTCCAATGTCTTTTTTCATATTTTCATCTATAATAATTGGGAATTGGGTATAATTAAATACTACACAAAGGTACAAATAAAATATTGAAAAAAATAGTAAGTACATGTTTCTCTTTTTTAGGTGTAATTTAAAAAAGAGAAGTAAAAATAACAATATAATAAACGCTCCAATAAGAATAAAACCATCAAAGTCAATTAGCATGTGTAAAACCCTCATATTTTCATAGTTTAGTAGTGATACTTTAATTAGTTATTTTTCCATTCCCTCGTACATTTTGTCCCTCGTCATTTGTTTTCCAAATAAATAAGTAGTATTCACTTGAATTTGTATCAACATTATATGCACCAGAGAAAGATTTATTTATGCCGCCATTAACTGTTCCATAACTAGGGTCAGAACCCCATGCAGATCTATACAGAGTATATTTTACATCGTAAGGCCCCACAGCTCCTCCGTCAGTAGAATATACATATGCACTCCCATTGATATATACACTACCTTTAGAAAGGGTGTGAAACTGTTTGTTTTTACTACCATCTACCACTCGATAGTCCATTTTAAAACTGTAACTACTAGATGCTGCTAATGTTGGTATAGCGAAACATGTTAGTAAGGTTAAAGCAGTAATAATAGAAAAAATTTTTGTTTTCATGTGTTCCTCCTTGTTATTTTATTATTGAGAGGGATTCTCAATAAAGAGGGTAATCTATTTAATTGAACACGTAAATAATAAAGTATAAAGATTAATAATTTTTTACATTGGTTTTACGATCATTAAGAAAATGCCATATAGTTTCAATTTGTTTAAAAGAAGGGAGTTCAATTGTTAAAAAAAATTTGTGAATGGATTAAGATTGTGTATGATTATACGACTTCAAAAGTACATTGAGGAGAATGCAGTAGCTGAGCAATTTTTTAGTACTATGAATTTCTAACTTTAAAAGAAAATGAAATGGTTTTAAGAAGAGAGTGTTAAATAGATGATATATAATAACCACATAAAAATTAGGGGGAAATTAAAAGACCTGAACTTGATATTATACCAAGTTCAGGTCAAAGCTGCTAATGAAAGAAAGTAATAAGGTCTTTACTCCCATTTCATAGCTACATCCCCGAAAGAACTAACAACAATAACCCAAATAGAAAACTAATACAGGAAAGAAAACCGATACATATTGCGAACACACGATTATTTCTCCATTCGTGCCAGAAAACGATACATCCTAAAATACAAAGGAAAAACCAAATGGGCAAGAATATGAACTAGCTAACTTTCTCAGGAAGTAACGTATAAAAAGTTGTTACATATAAAATCCAATTTGTAAAAAATAAAATGCAAACGATAATAGATTGTAAGTGGGGGCGTTTGAAAAACTCCCCTTTTCTTACGGTTATAATAATGATAGTTAGTACGGAGAAAAAGGCAATGAATAGGAAAATAAGTAAGAGTAATGTAAGAGTCATTTAAATCTCCTTTATAAGAGTGCTTTTTACAAGAAACGAATCTATTAAATTGTATGCTTGTTTTGTAGAGTGCCCGTTATATTTTTCAGTGTACGGATTTAGAAATCCATGTTCACCGTGTAGTTGTTGTATTTCTAATAAAGGATTCTTTTGTTGCTGTAATGTTTGAATGAAAGAGGATACTGAAAAACTAGATTCTTTTTCAGGGAAAATAAGTAAGGTAGCACAAGTTGGTTTCATATGAACATAGTCGCGTATACGAGAACCGTAACATCCGATAATAAAATCTATTTTCGGATTGTTACTACATAGCCATGAGATGGTAGCGCCAACACTAAAGCCAATAAGTCCAATGTGTGTGTAACTACTAGAGAGATGAGTAATGAATTCGTCAATTTGCTTTTTTCCATTCTCAAATCCAATATGATTCATAAAAAAATGATATGCTTTTTCTTCATCACTATAATGAAATGTATGTTGCGATTGTAGAAGATTAGGACAGAATACATCTATATGAGATGAAGTGAAGTGGTGGGTAACGTGCTGCATATGGTCGTTCACACCATAGATTTCATGAACAGCAATGAGAGCTAATTTTTTCTTCATCGTTACAATGTGCCTCTATGAAACTTAAATTCTTTCTCTACAAGGCAAATACGAAGATGAAAGTTTTCATACCATTGCTCACGTCCTCTTTTTTTCGCTTCTTTATGTAAGGCGTTTTGTTTCCAATTTTCAATTGCCTCAAGTGATTCCCAATAAGAAATTGTGATACCGAGTCCCGAATGCTCTCGTGCACTTTCTACACCTAGAAATCCAGGTTGCTGCTTTGCAAGTTCCTCCATTTTGTCAGAGGCGGTACTATAATCTGTTGTATCATTTGATAAATTAGAAGTGAATATAACTGCATAATATTGGCTCGTTTTTTGTGGAGCATTTTCCATATGAGTTCCCCCTTTTATACATATTTTAGCATATGAAAAAAGAAAAGAAGCCATATGCTTCTTTTCTTTTTTTACGCTGTGAATTTTAATCCAGCATATATTTTACGACCCTTTTTTTGAATCCAACATACTTTCGCTTTTTTCTTTTGAATATGACGCTCATTCATTGTTATCTGTATAATTTGGTCAATCGCGAGTGGGGTGTTCGTTTGTATTTGGCACCCACCTGTACTATAGTCGATAATGGTCGCTTCAATCGGCATCCCATTCATATGCAATGTTCCAGGAGACATCAGTTGTTCACGTATATGTTGCCTGCGAAATTGTCTTGGTGATTTCTTTGTGTTTTTTATGAACGATGCAATTGCTAGTGTAAGAAATGCTTTATCGTATACCTTTTCCACCCGGTCATTAACAGGTTTACTAAATAGATGAAGAATGAGTTTACAATATTGCTCATGGGATACATCATGAAACGATACCCCAATTTGTACTGAATTTACTTGTCTTCGGATCCATTTTTTTGTACTATGAATCTTTTCTACCTCTCCAAAAGATAATGTATAGGAAGATAGACTTGATAAAGTTTCAAACGGAATGGATGAATCTACTTCAAAACGTGCACCAGTTTCACTAATATCAAGGACGTGGCAAGAAATCGTCATATCTTCGGTTTGTAAAGTACCTGGTAAATTTACTACGAAACGTTCAGAGTTTCGGAAACGTGGTCTTTCAAATGCTACAAATAATGAAGTGATAATAGCTATTCCGTTGTAAAGTACCCAGAAAATATTAATATATAAACTTTCTCTTTCAATATGATATTGTGCAGGGTATAAGAGCATAAGTGTTGCCCGAATAAGTGCAATAATTGTTAATATTAGTAGCACGAGATGAGGGACACTTGCAATCCATAAAAAATGCCTCGTGTTATTTTGGACGCCTTTTCTCGTTACATGAAATTGAAACTTTTTCCGTAAGAACGTTTCAGATAAAATAGCAAATCCCATATAAGGTGCCATAGCTACTTCGTATACGTGACTCCACGTAGTCGTTCGTTTTTTATTCGAAACAGCTTTGAAAATAAGCTGTGACGTTAAAAAGGCAGGAGCCCAAAACATAAATAATTGCATAAAATTAATTTCTAAACTATAAATATCGAATACTAAAAATAATAGTGGTGCTAGTAAAAATATCATTTTATAAACGCCGAAAAACCAATAGTGGATTCCATCTGCATATAAAAGACGCTGCATAAAAGATAATCCTTTTAAAGTGAAAGGATTCCATTTTTTTACGACTTGAATATTCCCTCGACACCAGCGATCACGTTGTTTTAATAAATCGCTAAACGTTTCTGGGGATAATCCAACAGCGAGTGTTTCATTGACAAATACAGTTTCCCATTTGTTCGCTTGTAGTAGCATACCAGTTGCCATATCTTCAGTAATAACTCCAGTTGCAAATCCTCCAATTTCTTCAAGAGCAGTACGGCGAAATAGAGCGTTACTACCAACATACATCGTAGCGTTAAATCGATCTTTTCCTTCCTCTAATTGACGCATAAAGAAATCTTGTTCATTGGCGATGTTATCTTCAAAAAATAAATTATATTGGAATGGATCAGCATTATAAAACACTTGTGGTGCTTGAACAAATACAACATTATTTTTAGAAAAATAGCCAATCGTTCGCTCTAAAAAGTTGGCCCTTGGGACCATATCAGCATCCATTGTAACGATAATATCACCTGTCGAATGGGTCATGGCATGATTTAAGTTTCCTGCTTTTGCATGACTATTTTCAGTACGAGTAATATAGTGAACAGAAAATTCACTAGCAAGATGTTTCACACTTTCCCGTCGACCATCATCACAAATGTAAATATTAAGCAGCTCTTTCGGATAAGTAATCATTGTACAACCAGCGACAGTTCGTTTTAATAAATCAAGTGGCTCATTGTAAGTTGCGATAAAAATATCGACAGTAGGTAATGTTTCGAAAGTAGATAATGGTATTTCTTTTCGTTTATACGGTTTCCATGAAACGATGCTAAAAATGATAGATTGCAAGTAACCAGCCCATTCTGTAATTAACAATACAATACCCGCAATAATACTTATGAGATTAATAGTTGGTAGTGAATAAAATGTTCGCCAAATAAGGTAAATAGCATTACTAACGAGAAATAGAATAATGAGCAATTTCTTTG includes these proteins:
- a CDS encoding dienelactone hydrolase family protein — translated: MKKKLALIAVHEIYGVNDHMQHVTHHFTSSHIDVFCPNLLQSQHTFHYSDEEKAYHFFMNHIGFENGKKQIDEFITHLSSSYTHIGLIGFSVGATISWLCSNNPKIDFIIGCYGSRIRDYVHMKPTCATLLIFPEKESSFSVSSFIQTLQQQKNPLLEIQQLHGEHGFLNPYTEKYNGHSTKQAYNLIDSFLVKSTLIKEI
- a CDS encoding antibiotic biosynthesis monooxygenase family protein yields the protein MENAPQKTSQYYAVIFTSNLSNDTTDYSTASDKMEELAKQQPGFLGVESAREHSGLGITISYWESLEAIENWKQNALHKEAKKRGREQWYENFHLRICLVEKEFKFHRGTL
- a CDS encoding glycosyltransferase, producing MNLSIYEGLGIIFFIIIITYALAHKYLWSKKLLIILFLVSNAIYLIWRTFYSLPTINLISIIAGIVLLITEWAGYLQSIIFSIVSWKPYKRKEIPLSTFETLPTVDIFIATYNEPLDLLKRTVAGCTMITYPKELLNIYICDDGRRESVKHLASEFSVHYITRTENSHAKAGNLNHAMTHSTGDIIVTMDADMVPRANFLERTIGYFSKNNVVFVQAPQVFYNADPFQYNLFFEDNIANEQDFFMRQLEEGKDRFNATMYVGSNALFRRTALEEIGGFATGVITEDMATGMLLQANKWETVFVNETLAVGLSPETFSDLLKQRDRWCRGNIQVVKKWNPFTLKGLSFMQRLLYADGIHYWFFGVYKMIFLLAPLLFLVFDIYSLEINFMQLFMFWAPAFLTSQLIFKAVSNKKRTTTWSHVYEVAMAPYMGFAILSETFLRKKFQFHVTRKGVQNNTRHFLWIASVPHLVLLILTIIALIRATLMLLYPAQYHIERESLYINIFWVLYNGIAIITSLFVAFERPRFRNSERFVVNLPGTLQTEDMTISCHVLDISETGARFEVDSSIPFETLSSLSSYTLSFGEVEKIHSTKKWIRRQVNSVQIGVSFHDVSHEQYCKLILHLFSKPVNDRVEKVYDKAFLTLAIASFIKNTKKSPRQFRRQHIREQLMSPGTLHMNGMPIEATIIDYSTGGCQIQTNTPLAIDQIIQITMNERHIQKKKAKVCWIQKKGRKIYAGLKFTA